The following are from one region of the Hymenobacter sp. YIM 151858-1 genome:
- a CDS encoding antirestriction protein ArdA — protein sequence MKNNTTTAPRVYIASLSDYNAGSLLGEWFDLDDYSSADEMLEAIADMLKKYDEEHGTAENCGQPREEWAAHDFEGFPRSLYSESMDFEAYYNYAEAMNELSEDEQEAFQDYCDNLGRDLSEAAELVEEFREDYQGQHDSEEAFADHIAEELGYFDAMKKAGINAFYFDTKAFARDIFIGDYWISENNHVFRNR from the coding sequence ATGAAAAACAACACCACGACCGCCCCACGCGTTTACATCGCCTCGCTATCTGACTACAACGCCGGCTCCTTACTCGGTGAATGGTTCGACCTCGACGACTACAGCAGCGCCGACGAAATGCTCGAAGCAATTGCCGACATGCTCAAGAAGTACGACGAGGAGCACGGCACCGCCGAGAATTGCGGCCAGCCCCGCGAGGAATGGGCAGCCCACGACTTTGAAGGGTTCCCCCGCTCGCTATACTCGGAAAGCATGGATTTTGAAGCGTATTACAACTACGCCGAAGCCATGAACGAGCTGAGCGAAGACGAGCAAGAGGCATTCCAAGACTACTGCGATAACCTCGGCCGCGACCTAAGCGAAGCCGCCGAACTGGTTGAGGAGTTCCGCGAGGACTACCAAGGCCAGCACGACAGCGAAGAAGCTTTCGCCGACCACATAGCCGAGGAGCTTGGATACTTTGACGCTATGAAGAAGGCAGGTATAAACGCCTTCTATTTCGATACCAAGGCTTTTGCACGGGATATTTTTATCGGTGACTACTGGATAAGCGAAAACAATCACGTTTTCCGCAACCGTTAA
- a CDS encoding helix-turn-helix domain-containing protein yields the protein MARQQVREELNPQTGRWERKILNQYSQRVKTQLFSMLPHPTSPLLFSITRIKDMHVLLALCEFAEFNTNKVYLTGARRQEVMALAGVTSQHLSNALRRLREKGVLTSGKGEVAIQPSVIWKGTTGRRAEVLGGNQPDEKPTSKAASPSLAHVESTFDSE from the coding sequence ATGGCACGACAGCAAGTAAGAGAGGAGCTTAATCCTCAGACGGGGCGCTGGGAGCGCAAGATTCTAAACCAGTACAGCCAGCGTGTTAAAACGCAGTTGTTCTCCATGCTACCTCACCCGACCAGCCCGCTATTGTTTTCTATTACCCGCATCAAGGATATGCATGTGCTGCTGGCCTTGTGCGAGTTTGCGGAGTTCAATACCAACAAGGTGTACTTAACCGGCGCCCGCCGACAAGAAGTAATGGCGCTGGCTGGCGTCACCTCGCAACACCTAAGCAATGCGCTGCGCCGACTGCGCGAGAAAGGCGTTCTTACTTCAGGTAAAGGCGAGGTTGCTATCCAGCCTTCCGTTATCTGGAAAGGAACCACCGGCAGGAGGGCAGAGGTGCTTGGGGGCAATCAACCCGACGAGAAGCCCACGAGCAAAGCGGCAAGCCCGTCACTAGCCCACGTAGAATCAACCTTTGATAGCGAATAA
- a CDS encoding GIY-YIG nuclease family protein, translating into MVYCIGSREHKVCKIGYSNNPEDRMKKLQCGFPFQLEVLAEKEGGQKEEALLHQRFAEDRLNGEWFTLTAEIAAYFGFMGESMFRVAPGAFERISSLSPTALTVYALATTGRKDDVVILDTAKLNDIATRSGLRLSVVEQAIDECIDEKVLVPESMSKLSADQQKEGMGLYVASIHFECQTYEFSDPVQVHIMEPLVCRSRRAAIELAKRVTLKPYKCKLKGDCEWWQAGLQVIPVTKDQLKDWLRQVSH; encoded by the coding sequence ATGGTATACTGCATCGGTTCCCGCGAGCATAAGGTTTGCAAGATTGGCTACTCCAATAACCCGGAGGATCGCATGAAGAAGCTGCAATGCGGCTTCCCGTTTCAACTTGAGGTGCTGGCTGAAAAGGAGGGCGGCCAAAAGGAAGAAGCACTGCTGCACCAGCGTTTTGCCGAAGACCGGCTCAACGGCGAGTGGTTTACTCTAACCGCTGAAATCGCCGCCTACTTCGGCTTTATGGGCGAGAGTATGTTTCGCGTTGCACCGGGCGCTTTCGAGCGCATATCCAGTCTTTCGCCTACCGCGCTGACGGTTTATGCCCTAGCGACCACCGGCCGAAAGGACGACGTTGTAATTCTGGATACCGCGAAGTTAAACGACATTGCCACCCGTTCAGGCTTGCGTTTGTCTGTGGTCGAGCAAGCCATTGACGAATGCATTGACGAAAAAGTGTTGGTGCCAGAGAGCATGAGCAAGCTGTCCGCCGACCAACAGAAAGAAGGCATGGGTTTATACGTGGCCTCTATTCACTTCGAGTGTCAAACCTACGAGTTCTCAGACCCCGTTCAAGTCCATATTATGGAGCCCTTGGTATGCAGGAGTCGCAGGGCGGCTATTGAATTGGCTAAGAGGGTTACCCTCAAGCCTTATAAGTGCAAGCTAAAAGGCGACTGTGAATGGTGGCAAGCGGGCCTGCAAGTAATACCTGTTACAAAAGACCAGCTTAAAGACTGGTTGCGCCAAGTATCTCACTAG